In Dysidea avara chromosome 6, odDysAvar1.4, whole genome shotgun sequence, the genomic stretch gcccagtcacaattacaagtttagtgtgtaaatatgtgaaGGATAGGTATAAACCAATAATGGTTTGTGATTGATTCTtgatttttgataatttttaatACAGTACTTTGTTACCAAACTATTATGGTCAATATGGTGTTTCATGTTCATCTTGTTTGGACTGTTTAATTTATTAAAGACATCATAATGTGTATTGGACAATAGTGTTCATGGAGCAATAAAGAAAGTTACATTTAAAGCATTTCTTTTGGAAAGTATACAAATATCCTGTTACAGTTTACACGTACTATACAGTGACAAGCTATGCACACTTTTCCTTCTATGACTTTCTACCATGCTTGTTGAGCAGTTTTATCTTATGGAAAGCTAGCAACCCACCTTAGCAGGGGTGCTGAACAACCCGTTTACACAATATACAACTGTTACAAGACTGTCTATTTACAACCTACAGGACAAGACATTTTCTGTATTTACAAAAGGAATGCACATAAACCTGTTGTGCTCTCTGTTTTACTGTACAGTGCAAATGGATGTTATAGGCTCCTGATGTAAGAAGTCAAACAATGTGATGTATCGGTGTAGTAGCTGGTGTATCATGTTACCAAGAGGGACCATATTACTGTGCTACTAAGTATTTTCTGCCAGTTTAATTCGTATGCAAATGGTTTCATCATGGAAAGGTGCTTGTCTTTATTGATTTTGTTGCCTTGGTTGTATAAGTGAAAATGGGGTGCTTAGGCAGCCATTTAAGCATGTAATCATGATATAAAACATATTATACACATGGCATATTATTGCGCTTCTGTTAGTAATTTTGTACATCTGCTAAGACCTCCATAGTGTAACTACTTTAATTTGATCTATTCATTATTGTGTCCAAATATAATGTGATTTGTGACATTATATAAGTTGAGTGTATAattgcatatagctatataggtaTCCTAGTTCAGTGTAggttgcctgcctgcctgcctgtgtATGCCAATTAAGTATACCactaaggctactggcttggTTTTTTACTGTTAAATGCATCTGACGGGTACCTTTTTGTGTACTGCCACACAtccaatgtatgcatcatggacttaacttttgttttcctttgttcttcttgctgacagctcaaggtgttgatttgtagtAGCTAACTATCACATGATGACctccctatgtttgtaacagtAATTGTCCACATTTTGCGTACTCACTGagttaattgcagaggtgcttctcataacGTTCTTCTTTTATGATGCTATATGTAATGGGCCAAGCAAAGCTAAAAAACATAGCATAATGGCTACTTTACTTTTTCATAAATTGATATCACAGGTGCACGTCCAGGTGAAACCATTATTAACATGGCATCATTCTTTTTATGTGGAATATACACTGGTTTACCAGCCATAATAGAAAGTAAGCAAATAAGTAAgcaaaatttaggaattttagggatattaagtagtgaaacaagggaggtttccCCTACACCTGAGGATATACTAGTGGGacaattaatccctaattcagtccactagtatatctgcaggtgtaggtgacctgcCCTTGCTTCACTGCATTTTATGGCTATGATCTTAAAATTCCTATGCTTGTACACAGTGTGTAATATGAAGATTAATGTGGTGTGTTCACCACAACACATGTATATACTCATAAGACATACCTCAGTATATAGCCATTAGTCTGAACTGTAGTAGCAGTATACTTATggcattgtacagtacattcagCACATTTCACTATATTATACATAGGACAATAAAACACCACTTGATATAGCAAAAATGGAAAAACATGATAACGTGATACAGTTATTGAAGTCACATGAACAAAAGGTTAGTGCAGTACCATAATGTGTGTAATATCTGTACTGCATGCATGTCTGGTATGTGTATAAGTGCTACCTTGAACCACATACTTATACAAATGTACGGTATACTGTGTATGACTGTAGTTAAGCGTTGCCTCTTCCAAAGATTACTTAATacgtatacatatacatgttaATACTACTCCCAAATTTCCTGCAATATCTCATACGTATTTAAAGAAGCTTTGTCAGTTTTGGAACTAATGTGGgattgttataattatatgtagCTGGATAATACTTCTTCTGAAAAGTTGATCATTTTGTAGCAAAGACCAAAAATCTCTAAATAACACCAGAACTACATAAGCTTTTGGCACTGCAGTATATAATAGtttcaaaacagcaatattTACGTATTAAGCTGACTAGCTTTATTCTTCCAGTGTTACTAATTTCATTTATACATTCTTATTGTAAGTGAGACAACCCTAGCTTGTTTTGCATCAagtgtgaatttaaaaattctaCTGGAATAAAACTACATGTAGTATCTTTAACTTTTAAAGCCACATAGGCTAAAGTATCATCGCTATACATGGATGATGGTTGTAAACAAAGCTCTATAAATTTTGATGCACttatcctatggctatgcaatcaAAGTCATTTTACTCATGTAATAATCATTAAATGATGCCTAGGGATTTACACTACAAAAGTATGAAGACCaaaacacactgtaaatttaaGTTTCACTTTATAAGCACAGTAATGTCTTATGATTATTACTGTCATGGAGAGAATTGGACATCAAAACTTGTGATTGTGTGTTATATGACTATATACTAAATTAATCCTGTCAAAAATTAATGTgtaggaatttgaagttacagATGACAAATTCACTGATCTGAATCAGTTTATAGTACCCCACATAGAGTTAGTATAAGTATACAATAACATTTATTGTAGCAatatgtgacctagtctgggaaaaccagtgtTATTGccaatttaaaagtatcaagaaatgccagtttttaGTGTTTAGAGTATTGTaacttgccaatggttgaagctatgtgtaccataTTTTCACATATTTTACACATATTCCCTACTTTACAgaacatccactgtacaagtagccaacagctaagtttcctgccatttaaaataatttttaaattgacatGATCactcaggcaagctccaaaaggggtagGAGGCAGTGGCTGGAGGAGagcaagaggctgtttaaaagaTTAAAGACAAaagcatagggatgaattattATAATAAGCCACGTTATTGGCCATCCAGGTCTCAAACTGGCTAATTTGAAAGGAAACTTGTACAGCGCAGATTCTTTATTCAATTCCATAGAGTtctacagccacacacagccatccccaggctgaccacagCTCCATTAAAGCCCCAGACTGAGATGTACAgatcgccactgtgcttgggaaaaagTAGCATAAAATACAGACCAATCATTGACTCAAGTCTAGCTGTATTTTTTTGATAGTTTAATTGTGTATCTTTGTGTTCAAttaatcaaatctgctgtcatggacAATAAGAtcacttttcccagacccagtcacatatgataaTGGTGATACAGGGGGTCTAGCAATAGAAAGTGAAGTCTGACGACAGTCAAAATGTTTTACTTTTGAGGAAAAAAATAATGACAAGGCTGTTATGCTTAGCATGGGCAATGTGCTTAGCATGGGCAAGTAAAAGAATTGTTAATGCAATGATTAGTCTCACACAATATAGCGGGTTTTTATTGCGAGGACTTTAATCTCATGTTTTGAGCACTCTGCAACATTAAAATTTGCGACATATTTTATCGCGTGGAGTTTTGTTTATCACTAGATTTTTAGCACCTGTAGAACTATAGTGTTCAGCAAACCAGGTGTTTATTTGTGTACATAACAGCTTGCTGATTGTTTTGTAATGGCTTGTTCCCCTACACAACACATGTTTCTTTACCAAACATCGCTGAATGTGGCTGCCCTACCTGTTTCCTGGCAAACTTCAGGCATCTGCATCAATTCATCGTGGATACAAGcacagatacaaagaaacaacaaatttcactactttccatCTCATACGTGAACACTTATTATAATGAGTAATAAATTCGTGTGAGGAATTTAATGTCACGAATTTGTCACCTCGCGAGATTAAGTGTCAcatgattttattttcataAGCAAATTTGTCTGCAGGAAAAACCCGCTATATGGTATTAGATGAGTGACTTACTATAGATATACTGATTATTTGTGTGTAGTATCGAGTTGAAAGGTTTTTTATCCATGAATTAAGGCATTGAAAGTCCCTCTTGAGTGACGATTGCAAAATTGTTGCTACATGTAAACAACTTATTGCAGGATTTTTATTTGACGAATCTGACTGCATGACTCATAATTATATCACATATTACACACTTTGCCATTCTACTATAATGAGCTGAGCTCTGACAAGTGGcaagtacatacatatgcataaTATATTTTCTGCTACAAAAAGTCCAAATGCTTTCTTATTTAATGCATGGCACAAGTACTGCTCTAAAATTTTGTGCTCATTATAGTTTTGTGCTCGTAAAAGTTTTGTGTTGTGGTTACTTCATTCATTATGTGCTTCAGTGGCAACTACACAGGACAAAAATAATACCCCAAATTGCGTGCAAAGAaatgaccagatctgtgaaaagaaATCTTATAGCATTTCTAATAACATGTGCTTGGCAACttataacttgacttgtgaatgagGTACCACTGAGATTGAAATTTGGTCATGCTATTTTGCCTAATGTAATTATTTTAAGTTGGTTTGTTAAAATGTAAAAGTTTTGATTAGTCAGATTTTGAAATTTTGAAAGGCTAAGACCTCTTTTTGTAGATCTAGTTGCAAATATTGTTACGTTAAGTATACAATGTCAGTTCCAATACATTATGTCATATCTTTGCTGATATTCTAGTATTCCTATGTATGTACCATACAGTAAAGTAATATTCCGTAATCATTGTTTCTATAGAGAAGAAATTTGCTTGCATTGCTTCAGAAAAGCTTAAATAATGCTAAGAATCAACATGGAAAAATATCCATCCGTTTTATTAAGATTTTACTAACTGGTTCTGGAGCAGCTGGTAAAACAAGTTTCAGTAATTTACTAATGAAGAAACCAATCAATAAAGATCATCACAGTACTAAAGTGGTTCAAAGCAAACATGCCATATCAATCACAAAAGCTGCATTAGTTGAGTCAAAACATACACATGGTCAAGAGATTCTTTGGCTTGAAATGGATGATAATGCTCAGATTACTCACCTGAGACAAGTGCTACTTCCATCAAGCACTCCTGAACACCAGAAACGTCACCCACAGAACACACCACCACAGAAAAGGCATAATGAATCTAAGGTAACTGATAATAGGCAGATAAGTGCAATCGATGCTAATATCAAACAAAAATATGAAAtaaaacaagtcacacagtttTCAATCACCCAACGATTTGCTGCTTTGTTTCAAAGTTCAGTGAAAAGTGAAAAATTAGAAAGTTTTAAGGCTTTAGCAAAAAATTCTACTTCTAGTATTAGCACACATACAAGCAATTCCACTCCACTAACATATCACCCTGGAGAAGTGCTGAACATTATCACAATACTTGATACAGGTGGGCAGCCTGAGTATATACATTTATTGACCACAGTAAATATACACCCAATGATAACATTTATTGTTCATGACTTATCCAGAAATCTTGAAGATCAAGTGTTGGTGGAGTACAGTGAACATGGAAAACACATTTTTTAGCCTTATCATCTCCAATACTCCAACTTTGACATGATCAAATTTCTCATGTCATCAAACAATGATGCTTTGGAAAGACCTACATCACAAGTTCCACAGTTGGTGACAGTACCTGGAAATGATACTAATTCATATCTATGTTGTGTGGGGACTCATGCTGACAAAGTTTGTTCAGATGTTGTTCATAAGATTAACAGTAGGCTGGTAAACATGGTTGAGAAGCTTGACTGTAAAGCTACTGTATGGCAAAACAAAGATAGTGGTGTCTTATTCCCAGTAGACAACACAACTGCTGGAAGGGAGAATACAGAAGACCCAACGGCAAAATTAATTCGCAATGAAATTGAAACATTGTCTTTGAAAAAAGATGTCTATGAATTACCCATTACCTGGATGTTATTAGAACTTGAAATACGTCAGGTGTGCACTGGAAGAGGAACAGCttatatttcttttcaagaatGTGTCTCAATTGCTTCACAAAGTAACCTGATCACTGATGTGGAGCAAGTGAGAAGTGCTCTACTCTATCATCACCTGTTAGGAGTTTTGTTGTACTACCCTGAGGTGTCTGGTTTGTGTGATTATATCATCATTGATCACCAGTGGCTTTTTGATAAGCTTAGTAAAATAGTGTGTTTTACCTTTAAGAAATCACTTTCAAACctgtcagctacaaacaagcttaaACACAGTGGAATATTGTCAAAAGAACTTCTACAAAGTTTGCAGTGGGAGGATGACTTGAAACAAGAGTATTTTGTTTCTCTTCTTGTTGTAATGAAAATAATATCTCCAATACCAAGAGAAGATGGTGATGGAGAGGATTACTTTATTCCGTATGTTCTACCAATGTACACCAGTCAACCAACAGGTGATCTCATACTATCCCAATATGGATGCCTACAAGGTGAACCACTACTGATTCAGTTTGTTTCTAACCTTCTCCCAAGaggatttttctgttgtttaaTAGTTGAGATAATGCAACACTTACCAAGAGGCTGGAGTCATTTATTCACCCAAAATGAAGTTTGCCATTCTTTCAGTTATTTGATAACATTTCGTTTGCCACATGCATACCTTCTGTCACTGCTGGACAAATTGTCATATTTGGAAGTTCAAATACGACATGAAGAAAAAGATTATCATAAAAAGTGTCCTATCCACTTGTCAGTACAGGACATTCTTGCTAGTGCATTAGAGAATGTTTGTGAGCaattaaattttaacaatggtcgATTCCAATATGGATTCCATTGTCAATGTGGAAAGTCAGATGATAAACATATAGCAATACTCACCACTTTGTCTCCTCCATTTGATTATGCTCAGTGCAGTCATGGTAGAGTAACATCCACCAAGTTGCAGCATTCTCACATAGTTTAGCTCACAGAGGTGAAGTGTTACAAATTATGTGTTCACATTATGATAAACTGTTTTTTATGCAGAAGTTTGATGAAACAGCAAACAGAGCAGCAGTAGATCAAAATGGTCAGTTATTTGGATGCTATTTATACTAACAAGTACACAGTAGCTATGCATTGTTAAAAGCCTCACACACATTCTATCTCTAAAATGTCCATCTCACATATATACCTCTGACTCTTTAAAATATGaatatatgtacagtaggaCAGATAAAAGAGCTAGTGTTTATTGGAGCTTGTCTGAAGGTTTTTTCATAACACAATTTCAGAGTACTATCAATAGGATTCAACCTCCATTATAACTTTGATTATGAAATAATTATGATTACTTTTTGGCCATAACATTGCTCAGTATAGAGAATGATATGCAAATAAGGATGTACAGTAATAATGTGACATAAAGAATGAGTATTCATATAACCAGTaggtattaattttgtgtaattttaGTAACAATAGGATTCTGGTACAAAAATAGTGTTAGTATAGTAAATTTTGCATTGTGACTCCTGGACCAGTATTCCAGCAAGTTATGCATCACTAGCCttcatgtacatatacatacagtacgcATGATACATTGTATACATGAATGTGTGCAGTacttatgcatgtatggttgtGCATTTACATGTTGCAATGGATATGTACATTGGTGTGATTTCTTTACAGATTATGGATTACCAGAATACAAGGTGTTTACCGACTATCATAGTAAACTAGTGGACACCATACCTGCCTGTGATCTCTCTCATTACTTTGTATCAGAGAATGTGATCTCACTGACAGAT encodes the following:
- the LOC136258518 gene encoding probable serine/threonine-protein kinase pats1; translated protein: MIKFLMSSNNDALERPTSQVPQLVTVPGNDTNSYLCCVGTHADKVCSDVVHKINSRLVNMVEKLDCKATVWQNKDSGVLFPVDNTTAGRENTEDPTAKLIRNEIETLSLKKDVYELPITWMLLELEIRQVCTGRGTAYISFQECVSIASQSNLITDVEQVRSALLYHHLLGVLLYYPEVSGLCDYIIIDHQWLFDKLSKIVCFTFKKSLSNLSATNKLKHSGILSKELLQSLQWEDDLKQEYFVSLLVVMKIISPIPREDGDGEDYFIPYVLPMYTSQPTGDLILSQYGCLQGEPLLIQFVSNLLPRGFFCCLIVEIMQHLPRGWSHLFTQNEVCHSFSYLITFRLPHAYLLSLLDKLSYLEVQIRHEEKDYHKKCPIHLSVQDILASALENVCEQLNFNNGRFQYGFHCQCGKSDDKHIAILTTLSPPFDYAQCSHGRVTSTKLQHSHIV